atgtacttttcaaaatttaaaatcttagtcCTAATTAAGTAATacttattaaattcattaaattttactatttttaaaatttgatacatCAAACTTGTTATCACATTTATAATGCCATGTTAACTTATTATTTCAACATATAACTAAAAAAATTAGTTAATGGATTTAACAACTATAGCTtgcattaaaactaaaatttcaaaattcaaaaatataactACTCAATGATTCAATTGGAGAATATAAATTTAACCTACAATTTTACGCCTATTGCAagactaatagcaaaatttaatcAAACAAGTTTAACTACTATCATTTGgttaggactaaaattttaaaattgaaaaactgAAGGGACCAAAATTAAccaatttgaaaagtacaaagactaaaattGAGCAAATTATAGTGACTAAGTCCACAACTTATGCAGAGTACAGGgactaataacaaaatttgacCTTATTCTTTCTTACTGTACTTATCCTACACCCCGCCCGTGTACTTTAGCAGTCCCCCACCGCTCCATTTTCAATTATCTTTTTGCCTTGCGCATATTCTCTTCAGTGATAATCTTTCTATTTCGaaaccaaaaaaaagaaaaaaagtaaaaaactCTCTCAAACccccaaaaattagggtttttctTCTTTTAACAGAGTAAGAGACTTGAGTTGCTCACTCACTTTTGAATCGAGGTGGGCGTTTCAAGCGCCTTCATAATTTGTGCAAAATTGCTGCTCCGGAACCTTAGAGAGTGCCAAAGTATTATGCCTTTAGGACGATTTTTCCGTGCTTTTGAGTTTGGGATAATTGTTTAATATATACTCTGATGGCGCCCAGCCGAAGGAAAGGCGCCAGTAAGGCGGCTGCTGCGGCTGCCGCTCGCCGCCAATGGAAAGTCGGCGATCTTGTCCTCGCTAAAGTCAAAGGTTTCCCTGCTTGGCCTGCTACGGTATGCCAAGACTTGTATCACTATCTTCTATTTTCTCCTGTTTTAAATCTCTGTTATGCTGGAAATATGTTATTGCCTTAGGTTTGTGGTTGCATGTGAGTTTTAATGttcttttcttttgatgattAAGTGGCATGATCAATTCTTCTATTTAGTGTATGTTTATGTGTTAATAGTGCATTAGTCAGGAGGAATTCTTTGGCgggtttcttttttgttttactGATTAATATTTAACTATGTTCTGAAGTTGCTTTTCGCGAATCCAAAGGGGATTGAAGTGTTTGTTAGTTACAAACTTGAATGCATATCTtagaaaattaaattagaaatctTTTCgctagttttatttttaaaatagattTTAGGGAAAATGAATCCTTGGTTTCTCAGTTCTGCTGGAAATTGCTTAGAGAGGCGACAGACTAATCTTTTGTCCTGTaagatttattatttattattattcttcttcATATCTAACTTCTTTACTTTTGATTTCTCAGTACTATTTTTTTCATATCTAAATTAGAAATgttagaaattatttttgattcatATCTAGCTTTTATTTggaaaaaaagggacaaaattgattaaaacaaaaaaaaaccaagGGAAATTGGTCCAAAATTAAGCTTATGCTTGTAACTTCAGGAATGAGTGGAGAttacaccctgaatttgggcatCTTGATATTATTTGTGAATGTGAGATTATGGGGTGGCTGGAATATTGAAAATCAAAACAGTGTAATCTTATTATTTCAGGGTGTAATGTAGCATTTGGGGAACCGAATGCACCTTTAGGCTTATGTTTTTGATTGCTTGTGGCAGGTAAGTGAGCCTGAGAAGTGGGGCTATTCATCTAATTGGAAGAAAGTTATGGTTTACTTTTTTGGAACACAGCAAATGTAAGTGtgcatttgaattttttattttttgcaatttaTCCTTTTGATTTGTTTTTCCTACCTCTATTTTGCCCCATTTTGTTATTCTATGAAACTTGTTTTTAAGTCATGACAAGTTGAAACTTTGCGTTCTCAGTTTTTGGTTTTTCTTGTTGACATGAATGTAATCTTGTAAAATTGTTTTATGGGCTTGTGTTGTTTGAGTACTCCCCAGcaaatatgatttagattggATCTGTCCTTGTTGCATATTGTCTAGATTTATTGATCTATATGTTTTTATCATCACAATGGTGAGATAATTTGGGTTTAGGATGTTCTTGAAGTGTAGAAGCATTTGGCATTCTATTTCTAGATGATTTATTGAACTATATTGACAACTAGAGGTGTTCATGTGCCAGGATTGAGTTTATATTTTTCAACCTTGGGCTGGTCCGGCCTGACCCATTTTATTGTATaggaataataaaaaatataaaaagccAGTCTGATtaaatttctctttaattttttttctatttttcactgTTTTCATTTGAAATACCGTTACTAGTAAGAAAGATAATCTTAAACTctatacttctcaatatttggGCATTCAACTACAAACAATGACTGCAAGGAAATCATTCATATTGACCAGTCACAGAAATTGCATGTTTTTTAGAAAAACTGAACCACATTTTAGAATTTACTGTATATCTTAAGCTTTATAATTTATACACAGACTTGTAAAATCTCACACTTATACGTATTGCACTTCACTTCACTGAGGCTAGCACTTTTTCTGCGCTTTGTGCCTGAGGCAATATAACGGTTCTAGAGTCTAGAGTGCTCCTTGCGTCCTGGACAACACTCCAATTGTCATAATTACGATTGTTGGTGAAACAGTTCCGCACTCCCACTATTTAGCTATTATTTTTTAGATTATCTTTTCAACTATAGTGTATTATcaccattattattttaatttcctttTCGTCagtatatttatatgatgaagaATCCATTGTTTAGTAATATTTTTTCCCCAGAAAGCTAACCACCTAACCCATATCACCGGTGGCGATGTTTTATTGTCACCAAGGAAAGGCTACCCATTTGGAGATGAATGAATTAGTTTCCTCTCTTCGTTGCCCATATGTAAAGCTATGAGGTATATTTTGAATCATATGCATctttaaattgaatgtttatgATCTAGTAATGTGTGCTTATTTATGCCGCCAGATATGGGTTCTTGAATGCAAAATTAGAACATTTTAAATGGGACTCTTTTTGTGCATTAATTTGTAGTTTAGGACAGGAAGATGTCTAGACTTGTTGATGGCGCACTTTAAAAGATTTGCAATTATGGAAGCTTATATATTCTTCACATCTCATGCTTTGTTTTCTTTTCATCATAAAGAAGTCCTTACCAGAAGCTCTTCATTACCCCAAAAAGCAGAATTTGTTTAATGATATTTGTTAAATCACTAATTCTATAAACCTGGTAGGGATTAATTTGTCTTGGGGTTTTGactgggtttagggtttatggttttagggtttttgggtttagggtttgcTCTACATATTTTGAGGATTTGAACTATCCTCTCCTCTTATGTTGTTggctattttaatattttattgtttCTGCATATTTAGTTCTcatataaaatattatgttaaggTTGTGATCTAAGCAGATATTATAGTGTCTAGAAGGTGTGGAATTCGGCATTGCAGTTTTTCACCATTTCTTTTCTTGCAAAACAATTTATTCATTAGTACTGATAATTTAAGGCAGTCCATGGCATTACAAATTAAGGCTTTTTTTGTTGAGTGGATAGAAAAATGGGAGCGAAATGTGAAGAGAAACAAGATATTTTCCATAGCATGCTAGCAAAGAtggaaaagtgaaaagaaaaatttaattTCTTCCTAGCCATTGTTAGGTAGAGTTAAAAAAATGAGAGATGTTGTTCACccctttttataatttaaaaagatATATTGAAATAATAATGAGTAATCTTGTACATGTGCACACCTGACTGGCTGACTAGCATTTCtatgatttttctctcatttttcggATTCGGAATGATTTGTTTTTATGCATCAAGCTGAATTCCTATTTTATTTCCTTTCACTTCTCTCTCCTACCAAgtatattcaaaatttatttcCTTCCATTCTTCTACCCACCTCTATTGACCCTTCCATTTTTTTCACTGTACTAAGTAGACGTCAAAGTACATGAAAGCATGGCGAGGATATGGCAGCTAATTGTGATATAAGAAACTTAGAAACATTTCTGGACAGATCATTAGCTTGGAAGCATGGCATTGATATAACATAAAGAAAACAAAGCTCAGTGGTAGGATGATTGTATGGTGGAATTTGGTCTACTAAGTGGTGATTTGTTTGTATTATTCCAAAGATAAATTTGTGTAAGAAACTAATCAAACTGGAAACTTGAATTTGTCAAGTGTTGAATCTTGATGAGGTAAAGAAAAAAGGTCATCTCTCTTGGGGGTCGTTTGGATcatgaaatgtatgattaccAGTGGCCATCTTGTATTTTGCAATCATATAACCTTGTTTGGTTCAACAACATTACCTTGAGCTGGTAATATTATTACCAACAGTGCCAAGATTCAATAATATAAGGGGTAATCTTAATACCAATCTTATATTACTTTGATGACGAAAGATTTGTGACAAATTTACCCTCATTCTTAATGACTTTGAtccatttttattaaaactaagaCAAATAAATAATAAGTACTAATGAATTAAACTCTCCAGTTTTTTTCCATATATTCCCTCAATTAGCatttaacaatattaattaattaatttattataagtGAGTTTGTCTATTATTATTAGTTGAGGAAACTTAACATTTGtttattatattacattttatcGATTAAATTaccttaattttttattaatcaaCTGTATGACTAGTGAGCTTTTTCCATAATAAGTGTTGTTGCTTACTGAAAACTTCATTATCAAGAGGTGCTCCTGAACAGCTATCGAACAAATCTCTTTAAATCATTCCAAGAATGGAAAAGCTACTTCCTCACTGTTCACTGTTGCTTCAACTGTTTCCTTTGCTTTCTCTTGCATTAATCAGTTACCTCATTCCGTAGGTGGCTTCTTTTATTCATGCAATGGATGCAATTTCAAATTTCTGTTTTATATTATGTTGTGTTATGTTGGTTGGTAAACCTTTCATTTGTTGGTATTCTTAAAAGTAATGTCAAATACTGTTCACTGGAGCATTGCTTCGTCTAGACATAAAGTTGAAACTCCTTATTGTAATGTTCAATTATTGATTCATGGATTGGGTTGTTGAAAGCTGTTGTACATTCATTGGATGATATTAAAATTGAGTCTTATTAAGGCCTTGGTATCCTTGCAGTGACATGAGCTGTCTTTTTCAGATTGTAGATTAGATATTTTCTTTGTTGTTATCTAATGCCTGCTCTATACTTTATTTGGATTGTCTTTTGTCCTTCCACTTTATCTTATAGCAGTTAACCTGATAATAGGTTTACAGTTCTCATTCAGAGAACTGATAGATGGTTTTCAAGGTGTAGAGAGTTATGTTCTGAAATGGGCTTTTTGGAGACTCACAAGTAAAGGCATGATGTATGCTTAGTTGGATGCTATCATTCTAATTTATCTTTCCTGTATGTGGTTGTGACATTTCTGGTATTTTTTTGTACATAATAGAGACATGTTAGGAAAGCTGGAAACATTCCTggtattttttttagattttggaaAATCTCAATAGTTATTTGGTGATGCTGATATATAGGAAGATTTAGTCTTCAAATTCAGAATCTCTAAAGACCAGCAAAGATTTAAGGAGTTATTTGATAACTTGGGTTTTGAAGTTCATTGGTATATCAATCAGCTGTGCTGTAACTTTATTAGAACTAATGATATTTCATCAGTGTAATTCTGGATGTGGATGTTCTGTATAACctgttaaataaatgaaaatggtCAGGGAAAGGAGACAAATGCTTCCTTTTAATGTGTAGCAGCACCTGTATGTATGATGAGAATGTTGTCCTAATTTCTTATCTAAATAACTGTGTGTGGGCTGCCCTTGGGATTAGATTCATGGAATTATTGTAGAACCTATAATTTTAATAGGAAGTTCTGATAGTTACTATATAAAATTACTGTAAAcatcttttacatttttttttttatgtggaTGATTGTCTGTTGGTGGTTGTAACTATGTCTATTCTTTTCCTCTCCAAATATAATTTAACTTAGCTTATTTTGCATTCTGTTAGTTCACTTATGGGTATCTTTCATGCAGAGCATTCTGTAATCCTGCTGACGTTGAAGCATTTACAGAAGAGAAGAAACAATCTCTTTTGACCAAACGTCAGGGAGGTGCAGATTTTGTTCGCGCAGTCAAGGAAATTATTGACAGTTATGAGAACTCAAAGAAGCTGGATCAAGTTGATAACTATAATTCTGCTGATGGAGTTACTCAGGCAAATTGTGGGAACTCAGGGGACTCATCTGTGTCAAAGGATCTGACTGACACTTGCGAGGCAACTGAGATTGCTCAAGCTGATGCAAGAATAGATGCTCTGCATGAAAAAGAATCTGTCTCAGAACAACCTTCAGATGCATTTCCGGTTAAAGAAGAACCTGTTTTGACCACATACTCATCAAGAAAAAGATCTGAAAGTGTACGATCTCAAAAATCTATTGGACAGCAGAAGACATCACCAGTTCGAAGAGGTAGAAGCTCAACAAAGGTGGAATCCTCTAGATTCCAGAACTTTATGATGTCGTCTAATGATGTTAGGAGTGTCTCTGATGTAGCAACAAATGTGATCCAGAATGGGTCCCAAAGGAAGAATAAACAAGTCAAGAAGTCTACAGATGCATCTGAGAGTGATGATGTGGACTTATCTGTGTTAATGCTGAATGGTAGAATTGATGACAATGGCTCTGACATTGCTACTGTTGATTCTGATGCTGGTAGTTTCAATGAGGGTAGCTCTATGGATTGTAGTTGTAAACCTGAAGACTCTGAGACTGTTGTTGAGTGTTTGGAGGGAGATGCTGAGTTGAGCAAAGGGCTTGATTTCCAAATAAAGGCTGTTGTCATTAAGAGAAAAAGGAAACCATTTAGAAAGAGGGTGAACATTGATTCTGCTGAGCCTCTTGCAGAAGCAGATCTGGATTTAGGAATCAGTAATACTAGACAAAATTTGCAGAATACTTGTGAAAATATAAATGACACATATTCCAAAGATGATGGAGATGAGCACCTACCCTTGTCAAAAAGAGCAAGGGTTCGCTTGGGTAAACTGTTAGCTGCTGATGAGATCGTTAATTCTTCACCAATAGAAGAAAAGCGTATTAATGAAGGCACTGTCAATTTATTGCAGCAGATGAGTCCATCAAGCAGTCACAATGATTCTGCTACTGAGAGAGACTCTTTGTTGTTGAAGGATGCTTTGGTTAATGTATCACCTTCAAAGGGTGACACTGAAGTTCGAGGGACTGGGCCGGAATCTTCGAAAGTTTTGAGAAATCAGTTGGGGTGTTTGGCAGGTGGTGAAGCTGCCTTGCCTCCATCCAAACGCCTCCATCGTGCTTTGGAAGCTATGTCAGCTAATGCTGCTGATGAAAATCAGGCAATTGCTGAACTTTCTACAACCATGAAAATATTAGATGGTGAAAGTCATGATTCTCTAATGAGTTCTCATGTAACTGTTGAGGACAAAGAAGCTAGTGGGTTGGAGCAACACAGCAGGGATTTGATTGCTCATAGTGATTCTGGCATCTTTTTCATATCAAATTCAATGCCTTCAGATAAGTTTGTCAAATCTTCTGTGGAACCACTTGTTTGCTGTCAACCTGTGAAGAGTCCTAAGAATCAAAAGCATGAATTACACGAGGATGTCTTTGTGGAGCCTATGAACCCTGTTAGCTGTAATACTCATAAGGGCGAATGTTTAGAACATTCATCCCCTAATCCTGAGGAATGCCAAGCTAGTTTCAGATCTAACTGTGGTTCTTTATATGAAAAGTTCCCTTCAAATGATGATTTGGATGCTGAACCTGCTGGCTTGAGCAATTCCAGGGCTGAAAATCTTGATGAACGGTTTAATACTTCAGAACATGCTGAGATGAGTTTTGATCCTGTTACAGTGACTGGGAAAACTTGTAAAGTTTCACCTCAGGATGACTCCAAAAGTGAGCCACTGAAGTCCCAAATTAATGATAGCAGCTTAGTCAACATCATGTAAGCATATTTACCTTGCTTTTATCACAGTTATTATGTGAACTATATTGAGAAAGTAAAATAATAGAGAATTTTTTGTTCTAAAAGTATGCCATAAAATTTCACATTAGCAGCCTAATTTGATCCTACAATCATGAGAGTGTTCTGCTGTTAATTTGCAGAATTTGGAGTTTGACAACAGCTTATTCTAAGCAAAATAAATAATCCTGATGCTAATATTAATGTAAATCTTGTAAGAATTTAGTTCACCAAGGTGTTTAGCTTTATTTTctcagttttctttttgttttttctgTGTGTCTTTGTGTGTGTCTTTAGCGCTTATCTGCTATTGATTTGCTGAATTTTCTCTTATTTATGTAGGTGTGAGGTTGAGGAAGAGTTTCAACCAGAATTGAGGCAGAAGACTTCTTCTAGTTTTAATCATGATGACAACTCAGACAAGGATGTTGCAGTTGTCCAGTTAAGTCCATGTTCAGCTGATGGAGTAGATTCTCCGGCTAGGGTCTCTCCAAATGCTTCTCTTTGTCATGTTTCTACCTCGGAGAGTGCTAGTATTGCTCCAAGCAATGGGTATTGTAGTCCAAATGTTCACTTGTGTCTCAACAAAGCTTTATGTGTTCCAAATGCTGATGATGAAGGTAAAGCTGATTCTGTGACCTTTGAAAGACCAAAATCTGTCAATAAATGCAGTAATTACACTGAAGCACAAGCTGTTCTGTTGTCTTTTGAAAATATGCTTGTGATCTTAACGAGGACAAAGGAGAGCATTGCTCGTGCAACGCGTATAGCAATTGATTGTGCCAAATTTGGTGTTTCTGCTAAGGTAGATAAAGGCTTTTTGTAGACTGTTTAAGTTATCAAAGGCATTTTTACTTATTAGcactttaaattcaaattcgtCATAGATAAACTTTGGCATGAACATTATTTATTCATTCCCCTTTTAGGATTTCTTTTTAGACTAATAGTGTATATGCTGAATACTAAGA
This is a stretch of genomic DNA from Gossypium arboreum isolate Shixiya-1 chromosome 11, ASM2569848v2, whole genome shotgun sequence. It encodes these proteins:
- the LOC108473515 gene encoding protein HUA2-LIKE 3-like isoform X1, which gives rise to MAPSRRKGASKAAAAAAARRQWKVGDLVLAKVKGFPAWPATVSEPEKWGYSSNWKKVMVYFFGTQQIAFCNPADVEAFTEEKKQSLLTKRQGGADFVRAVKEIIDSYENSKKLDQVDNYNSADGVTQANCGNSGDSSVSKDLTDTCEATEIAQADARIDALHEKESVSEQPSDAFPVKEEPVLTTYSSRKRSESVRSQKSIGQQKTSPVRRGRSSTKVESSRFQNFMMSSNDVRSVSDVATNVIQNGSQRKNKQVKKSTDASESDDVDLSVLMLNGRIDDNGSDIATVDSDAGSFNEGSSMDCSCKPEDSETVVECLEGDAELSKGLDFQIKAVVIKRKRKPFRKRVNIDSAEPLAEADLDLGISNTRQNLQNTCENINDTYSKDDGDEHLPLSKRARVRLGKLLAADEIVNSSPIEEKRINEGTVNLLQQMSPSSSHNDSATERDSLLLKDALVNVSPSKGDTEVRGTGPESSKVLRNQLGCLAGGEAALPPSKRLHRALEAMSANAADENQAIAELSTTMKILDGESHDSLMSSHVTVEDKEASGLEQHSRDLIAHSDSGIFFISNSMPSDKFVKSSVEPLVCCQPVKSPKNQKHELHEDVFVEPMNPVSCNTHKGECLEHSSPNPEECQASFRSNCGSLYEKFPSNDDLDAEPAGLSNSRAENLDERFNTSEHAEMSFDPVTVTGKTCKVSPQDDSKSEPLKSQINDSSLVNIMCEVEEEFQPELRQKTSSSFNHDDNSDKDVAVVQLSPCSADGVDSPARVSPNASLCHVSTSESASIAPSNGYCSPNVHLCLNKALCVPNADDEGKADSVTFERPKSVNKCSNYTEAQAVLLSFENMLVILTRTKESIARATRIAIDCAKFGVSAKVVEIIARNLERESSLHRRVDLFFLVDSITQCSRGLKGDVGDIYPSAIQAALPRLLNAAAPPGPNAQENRRQCLKVLRLWLERRILPESVVRHHIRELDSLSVSSSGVVFSRRSARTERALDDPIRDMEGMLVDEYGSNSSFQLPGFCMPRMLNEEDEGSDSDGESFEAVTPEHYSGVPDEQEANPASEKRRHILEDVDGELEMEDVAPEIEMSSTGGTAAINTAQTLQEHCDQHFPLPFAPPLPHDVRPSSPPLPSSPPPPPPPPPPPPPPLPPPIPRPISGPYTNNVDSTVHTSIQNRQDDLRSLVPPSVAPRINSTVCTNAVPYNGHDPRNPPVMQVSDCNTAFNSCPVPPVNNIQQPDGPSFHNPYPPQPLHPAPTNQFAYVNSGPHVNLMRDAPPPYTDRYSSLNFDGANYYNSHERMKLAPNDLRESWRYPPPPFSGPWYADNANSSYGHGHGSYGGPHCEPTRFPNEGWGFRPPPMDHRNFFPGRPPAEAPCIWQPR
- the LOC108473515 gene encoding protein HUA2-LIKE 2-like isoform X2; protein product: MAPSRRKGASKAAAAAAARRQWKVGDLVLAKVKGFPAWPATVSEPEKWGYSSNWKKVMVYFFGTQQIAFCNPADVEAFTEEKKQSLLTKRQGGADFVRAVKEIIDSYENSKKLDQVDNYNSADGVTQANCGNSGDSSVSKDLTDTCEATEIAQADARIDALHEKESVSEQPSDAFPVKEEPVLTTYSSRKRSESVRSQKSIGQQKTSPVRRGRSSTKVESSRFQNFMMSSNDVRSVSDVATNVIQNGSQRKNKQVKKSTDASESDDVDLSVLMLNGRIDDNGSDIATVDSDAGSFNEGSSMDCSCKPEDSETVVECLEGDAELSKGLDFQIKAVVIKRKRKPFRKRVNIDSAEPLAEADLDLGISNTRQNLQNTCENINDTYSKDDGDEHLPLSKRARVRLGKLLAADEIVNSSPIEEKRINEGTVNLLQQMSPSSSHNDSATERDSLLLKDALVNVSPSKGDTEVRGTGPESSKVLRNQLGCLAGGEAALPPSKRLHRALEAMSANAADENQAIAELSTTMKILDGESHDSLMSSHVTVEDKEASGLEQHSRDLIAHSDSGIFFISNSMPSDKFVKSSVEPLVCCQPVKSPKNQKHELHEDVFVEPMNPVSCNTHKGECLEHSSPNPEECQASFRSNCGSLYEKFPSNDDLDAEPAGLSNSRAENLDERFNTSEHAEMSFDPVTVTGKTCKVSPQDDSKSEPLKSQINDSSLVNIMCEVEEEFQPELRQKTSSSFNHDDNSDKDVAVVQLSPCSADGVDSPARVSPNASLCHVSTSESASIAPSNGYCSPNVHLCLNKALCVPNADDEGKADSVTFERPKSVNKCSNYTEAQAVLLSFENMLVILTRTKESIARATRIAIDCAKFGVSAKVVEIIARNLERESSLHRRVDLFFLVDSITQCSRGLKGDVGDIYPSAIQAALPRLLNAAAPPGPNAQENRRQCLKVLRLWLERRILPESVVRHHIRELDSLSVSSSGVVFSRRSARTERALDDPIRDMEGMLVDEYGSNSSFQLPGFCMPRMLNEEDEGSDSDGESFEAVTPEHYSGVPDEQEANPASEKRRHILEDVDGELEMEDVAPEIEMSSTGGTAAINTAQTLQEHCDQHFPLPFAPPLPHDVRPSSPPLPSSPPPPPPPPPPPPPPLPPPIPRPISGPYTNNVDSTVHTSIQAR